From a region of the Synechococcus sp. RS9916 genome:
- the grxD gene encoding Grx4 family monothiol glutaredoxin, with amino-acid sequence MDSQTKERIEALIQTSPIFVFMKGTKLMPQCGFSNNVVQILNAMGMAFETFDVLSDMEIRQGIKEFSEWPTIPQVYVKGEFIGGSDILIEMYNSGELKEKLEIALAS; translated from the coding sequence ATGGACAGCCAGACCAAGGAACGCATTGAAGCCCTGATCCAAACCAGCCCCATCTTTGTGTTCATGAAGGGCACGAAGCTGATGCCTCAGTGTGGCTTCTCCAACAACGTTGTTCAAATCCTCAACGCGATGGGCATGGCGTTTGAGACTTTTGATGTGCTGTCGGATATGGAGATTCGTCAGGGCATTAAGGAGTTCTCAGAGTGGCCGACCATTCCTCAGGTCTATGTGAAGGGCGAATTCATCGGCGGATCTGACATCCTGATTGAGATGTATAACTCCGGGGAGCTCAAGGAGAAGCTGGAGATTGCTCTGGCCAGCTGA
- a CDS encoding pyridoxine 5'-phosphate synthase produces MASLGVNIDHIANVRQARQTVEPDPVTMCLLAELGGADGITVHLREDRRHIQDRDVELLRQTVRSRLNLEMAATGEMQTIALRIKPDMVTLVPERREEVTTEGGLDVAGQIPSLTSMVQTLQGSGIPVSLFVDPELGQLKACQATGARWVELHTGTYAEASWDEQPAELARLTEATAQARALGLRVNAGHGLTYQNVEPVAAIEGMEELNIGHTIVARALAVGLQAAVQEMRTLVQNPRRDPLFGRLN; encoded by the coding sequence GTGGCAAGCCTCGGCGTCAACATCGATCACATTGCCAATGTTCGTCAGGCCCGACAGACCGTTGAACCCGATCCGGTGACGATGTGTCTGCTTGCTGAACTCGGAGGCGCAGACGGCATCACCGTTCACCTGCGCGAAGACCGTCGACACATCCAAGATCGCGACGTGGAACTGCTGCGTCAGACCGTTCGCAGCCGCCTGAACCTGGAAATGGCAGCCACCGGGGAGATGCAAACCATCGCCCTTCGGATCAAACCCGACATGGTCACCCTGGTGCCCGAACGTCGAGAAGAAGTGACCACGGAGGGCGGGCTCGATGTGGCCGGTCAGATCCCCAGCCTGACCTCCATGGTGCAAACCCTTCAGGGTTCGGGGATTCCCGTGAGTCTGTTTGTGGATCCTGAGCTGGGCCAACTCAAGGCCTGTCAAGCGACGGGAGCGCGATGGGTTGAACTGCACACCGGCACGTACGCCGAAGCCTCCTGGGATGAGCAGCCAGCGGAACTGGCAAGGCTCACAGAAGCCACAGCCCAGGCTCGGGCACTGGGATTAAGAGTGAATGCTGGCCACGGACTCACCTACCAAAACGTTGAACCTGTGGCTGCCATCGAAGGGATGGAGGAACTCAACATCGGCCACACGATCGTGGCGCGCGCCCTTGCCGTGGGATTGCAGGCCGCTGTTCAAGAGATGCGGACTCTGGTCCAGAATCCCCGCCGTGACCCCCTGTTCGGACGTCTGAACTGA
- a CDS encoding BolA family protein, protein MVQPDAVAAAIRQALPDAKVDIEDLTGGGDHLQVTVVSSGFSGLSRIKQHQLVYGALRDQLASEAIHALALNTSTPD, encoded by the coding sequence ATGGTTCAACCCGATGCAGTGGCCGCGGCGATCCGCCAGGCCCTGCCTGATGCCAAGGTCGACATTGAGGACCTCACGGGAGGAGGAGATCACCTCCAGGTGACGGTTGTCTCCTCTGGATTCAGTGGTCTGTCTCGGATCAAGCAGCACCAGCTGGTGTATGGGGCCCTCCGTGATCAGCTGGCCAGCGAGGCCATTCACGCTCTGGCTCTCAACACGTCCACACCGGACTGA
- a CDS encoding UvrD-helicase domain-containing protein: MNHPRFEPNQFPLEPGLRLLEASAGTGKTFALAHLVLRLLSEGPNPLQVEQLLVVTFTEAAAAELRDRIARRLQQALALLQGADADAMDRPLQEWITAQSQTLHRTMEGRLLLALERLDRADITTIHGFCRRTLQRQALEAGLGPAVSLESQGHDRREQLVHDYWQQHVLLLSPQLLAGLQQRGIHPDGLISVLANLDGDPALQLDALPDAQDSDLPLAAQLEDAWTSRWQRFLTLWESSADALEHDLAAAAAELKSLALPYSPYRLKPKPDRLQKVQSWIDSLEGRTPGYDAVLAQAELQKYFHPGPFTKVAAAAHGDRVSLPQAELLRAIADLVDGPAEAMLLHFGHWGRQELTRRRERSGQMSFGQLLEQLDPGAGDDGATSPLLQAIGQRYRAALIDEFQDTDPIQWRILERAFTGDPPQHLLVMVGDPKQAIYRFRGGELATYRLAASKTEQCYGLYENRRSSEPLVRALNALMQPGLQRSELPVPPVEPMADKGELAMPDGQSPLQLLNLDPHHLDSQVATFCQQLLQEQWPLRSERGSRVLEPGDLCLLVSQHSQAEALRSALERHHLPSRLVSKGDVFESLGAAALQRFLDALALPGHNGRQRLLAGSPLLGWSAADIQNAQPQDWDQLAAALSNLAERLPHQGLTAVLAQLQGSEGLARLSLRGRTLADLQQAAELVQEQMHKLGLGTLQAADWLRRQRLQDHGESPEAHLCRSDAAESAIAVVTVHRSKGLEYPVVICPFLWKGSKAIKAGARQLGRRWMRSPEADPHLDLHLNPHWGQGRLAAQQDQRAQAAEAERLAYVACTRARHLLVLGWPGVDLAEPANPLSPWLVEGGLERDLPLHRCETRASNTIKPWQPEPPQGSLALGPTPSRPLDSRWGRASYSAWAHSQVAVPPEMREDGRDTDAINLEPALEHTASIPNDGITPLSEKQTSWPELGPLAEFPRGAGPGDALHRILERIDYGTLAAGDDAQARVVVAEELPRAGLSLEWADTLMSGLSQLMHTPMGGALGACRLGDLRKGDWLNEMNFDLPLAHTQPDHLVRSSGLAKVFNAHPGGLFNEGYGQQLNLLDVASRGFLTGSIDLVFCWEGTWWVADWKSNWLGQRDGQGTVQQCGPANYTQEAMAELMVSNHYPLQAHLYLVALHRYLHWRLPGYTPELHLGGYAYVFLRGVPGALAQDRPKHKTATPGVLVDQPSLERVLALDALLREGQR, from the coding sequence TTGAATCACCCCCGCTTCGAACCAAACCAGTTCCCACTGGAGCCGGGACTGCGTCTGCTGGAGGCCAGCGCTGGCACAGGCAAAACCTTCGCGCTCGCCCATCTGGTCCTGCGACTCCTGAGTGAAGGCCCCAACCCGCTGCAGGTGGAGCAACTGCTGGTGGTCACCTTCACCGAAGCGGCAGCGGCAGAACTGAGGGATCGCATCGCCCGCCGCTTGCAACAGGCCCTAGCCCTGCTGCAAGGAGCAGACGCTGACGCCATGGATCGCCCGCTGCAGGAATGGATCACAGCCCAGAGCCAGACCCTGCATCGGACCATGGAAGGCCGCTTGCTTCTGGCCCTCGAACGGCTCGATCGTGCCGACATCACCACAATCCATGGCTTCTGCAGGCGCACCCTTCAACGCCAAGCCCTCGAAGCCGGTCTGGGGCCTGCAGTGAGCCTGGAAAGCCAGGGCCATGACCGGCGTGAACAACTGGTGCACGACTACTGGCAGCAGCATGTCCTTCTCTTGTCGCCGCAACTCCTGGCTGGACTGCAGCAGCGTGGCATCCACCCTGATGGCCTGATCAGCGTGCTGGCCAACCTTGATGGCGACCCAGCCCTCCAGCTGGATGCGCTGCCAGACGCACAGGACTCTGACCTACCTCTTGCTGCACAACTCGAGGATGCATGGACCTCACGTTGGCAACGCTTTCTGACGCTGTGGGAGAGCAGTGCAGATGCTCTTGAACACGACCTAGCCGCGGCCGCAGCCGAGCTCAAAAGCCTGGCGTTGCCCTACAGCCCCTACCGCCTCAAACCCAAACCGGATCGACTGCAAAAAGTGCAGAGCTGGATCGACAGCCTTGAGGGGCGGACACCCGGGTACGACGCTGTTCTGGCCCAGGCCGAACTGCAGAAATATTTCCACCCCGGGCCCTTCACCAAGGTGGCGGCTGCAGCCCATGGCGACCGGGTGTCGTTGCCTCAGGCGGAGCTGCTGAGAGCGATCGCAGACCTGGTGGATGGACCCGCTGAAGCGATGCTGCTCCATTTCGGCCATTGGGGCCGCCAAGAACTCACGCGTCGCCGCGAGCGCAGCGGACAGATGAGCTTCGGTCAACTGCTCGAACAACTGGACCCAGGTGCGGGTGACGACGGTGCGACCAGTCCGCTGCTCCAGGCCATCGGCCAGCGCTACCGCGCCGCCCTGATCGATGAATTTCAAGACACCGACCCAATCCAGTGGCGCATCCTTGAACGAGCCTTCACCGGGGATCCACCCCAACACTTGCTGGTGATGGTGGGAGACCCCAAACAGGCGATCTACCGGTTCCGCGGCGGCGAACTCGCCACCTATCGCTTAGCTGCGAGCAAAACAGAGCAGTGCTACGGGCTTTACGAGAACCGTCGGTCAAGCGAGCCCCTGGTGCGGGCCCTGAACGCCCTGATGCAACCAGGACTGCAGCGGTCTGAGCTGCCAGTCCCACCCGTGGAGCCCATGGCCGACAAAGGCGAGCTAGCCATGCCGGATGGGCAATCCCCCCTTCAACTGCTGAACCTCGATCCCCATCACCTCGACAGCCAAGTGGCGACCTTCTGCCAACAGCTTCTGCAGGAGCAATGGCCACTGCGCTCGGAGCGAGGCAGCCGCGTTCTGGAACCGGGGGATCTGTGCCTGCTCGTGAGCCAGCATTCCCAGGCGGAAGCGTTGCGATCCGCCCTGGAACGCCACCATCTCCCCAGTCGTCTGGTGAGCAAGGGCGATGTATTTGAAAGTCTTGGGGCTGCAGCTCTGCAACGCTTTCTTGATGCTCTTGCGCTGCCAGGCCACAACGGTCGCCAGCGTCTGCTGGCTGGATCACCACTGCTCGGCTGGTCAGCAGCAGACATCCAGAACGCCCAGCCGCAGGACTGGGATCAGCTCGCCGCGGCGCTGAGCAATCTGGCGGAGCGCTTGCCCCACCAGGGACTGACCGCCGTGCTGGCGCAACTGCAGGGCAGCGAAGGGTTAGCCCGTCTCTCCCTTCGAGGACGAACGCTGGCGGACTTGCAACAGGCCGCTGAACTGGTGCAGGAACAGATGCACAAGTTGGGGCTCGGGACACTCCAGGCAGCCGACTGGCTGCGGCGCCAGCGCCTCCAGGACCACGGCGAAAGTCCTGAGGCCCATTTGTGCCGCAGCGATGCAGCCGAATCAGCCATCGCCGTGGTGACCGTGCACCGCAGCAAGGGGCTGGAATATCCCGTGGTGATCTGCCCCTTTCTCTGGAAAGGCAGCAAAGCGATCAAGGCCGGTGCCCGCCAACTCGGCCGGCGTTGGATGCGATCGCCTGAGGCTGACCCCCACCTGGATCTTCACCTCAATCCCCACTGGGGGCAAGGACGGCTAGCAGCCCAGCAGGATCAACGGGCACAGGCTGCGGAAGCCGAACGTCTGGCCTATGTGGCCTGCACCCGCGCCCGTCACCTGCTGGTGCTCGGCTGGCCTGGAGTGGACCTGGCTGAGCCTGCCAACCCCCTGAGCCCCTGGCTGGTGGAGGGCGGCCTGGAACGGGACTTGCCCCTACATCGATGCGAGACGCGGGCAAGCAACACCATCAAACCCTGGCAGCCAGAGCCCCCCCAGGGATCCCTTGCGCTCGGTCCAACACCGTCCCGCCCCCTCGACAGTCGCTGGGGACGGGCGAGCTATTCCGCCTGGGCCCACTCCCAAGTGGCTGTGCCGCCGGAGATGCGTGAGGACGGACGCGACACCGACGCCATCAACCTGGAGCCCGCACTGGAGCACACAGCATCGATCCCAAATGACGGCATCACACCCCTATCCGAAAAGCAGACGTCGTGGCCTGAGCTCGGTCCTCTTGCCGAATTCCCCCGGGGAGCCGGCCCGGGGGATGCACTGCACCGCATCTTGGAGCGCATCGATTACGGCACGCTCGCCGCAGGAGATGACGCCCAGGCCCGTGTCGTAGTGGCCGAAGAGCTTCCGCGCGCTGGCCTGAGCCTCGAATGGGCCGACACCTTGATGTCTGGCTTGTCCCAGTTGATGCACACGCCGATGGGCGGCGCACTGGGGGCCTGCCGGCTGGGTGACCTGCGCAAGGGCGACTGGCTCAATGAGATGAATTTCGACCTGCCACTAGCCCACACCCAACCGGACCATCTGGTGCGAAGCAGTGGACTCGCCAAAGTCTTCAACGCCCACCCTGGCGGTTTGTTTAACGAGGGCTATGGCCAACAGCTCAACCTGTTGGATGTGGCCAGCCGGGGGTTTCTCACCGGCTCCATCGACCTGGTCTTCTGCTGGGAGGGGACATGGTGGGTCGCTGACTGGAAAAGCAACTGGCTCGGCCAACGGGACGGCCAGGGAACGGTGCAGCAATGCGGCCCTGCCAACTACACCCAGGAAGCAATGGCGGAGCTGATGGTGAGCAACCATTACCCGCTCCAGGCGCACCTTTATCTGGTTGCCCTGCACCGTTATCTCCACTGGCGCCTGCCTGGCTATACGCCGGAATTGCACTTGGGGGGGTACGCCTACGTCTTCCTCCGAGGCGTTCCTGGGGCCCTGGCGCAGGATCGCCCGAAGCACAAAACAGCAACACCCGGCGTTTTGGTCGATCAACCCAGCCTCGAGCGGGTGTTGGCCTTGGATGCGTTGCTCCGGGAGGGACAGCGTTGA
- a CDS encoding MgPME-cyclase complex family protein: MTTYHFVAASERFLTEEEPLEEVLKERRRHYAEQGKEIDFWLVRRPAFLQAPEMASVAAEVPQPAAAVVSTDPTFITFMKLRLEFVREGRFEAPTATISDALAQA, encoded by the coding sequence ATGACCACCTACCACTTCGTTGCCGCCAGCGAACGCTTCCTCACCGAGGAAGAGCCCCTGGAGGAAGTGCTGAAGGAACGCCGACGTCACTACGCCGAACAGGGAAAGGAGATTGATTTCTGGTTGGTGCGCCGCCCAGCATTCCTCCAGGCACCTGAAATGGCATCTGTGGCCGCCGAAGTGCCGCAGCCAGCGGCCGCCGTGGTGTCCACCGACCCCACCTTCATCACCTTCATGAAGTTGCGCCTGGAGTTTGTGCGTGAGGGTCGTTTTGAAGCACCGACCGCCACCATCAGCGATGCTCTGGCCCAGGCCTAA
- a CDS encoding 1-acyl-sn-glycerol-3-phosphate acyltransferase: MTSSLATREQALSSGIDPFWAPLAMLLTQDVALKGYFRERIVLGAEHLPQQGPVLLAPTHRARWDALMLPMAAGRRVTDRDCRFMVTRTEMEGLQGWFLHRLGCFAVDQGKPSMTTLRFAIDLLAAGQQLVVFPEGRINRTDEPIRLQQGLARLSQLATRQGVPVQVVPVGLAYSEVRPRFRGTSAICFAEPLKADASGREATKAFNALLSERMQSAEQAARAAVGRPLLSP, translated from the coding sequence GTGACCTCGAGCCTGGCGACTCGCGAACAAGCTCTCAGCTCGGGGATTGATCCTTTTTGGGCTCCTCTGGCGATGTTGCTGACTCAGGATGTGGCCCTTAAGGGTTATTTCCGCGAGCGCATCGTGTTGGGTGCGGAGCACCTACCGCAGCAAGGTCCCGTTCTGCTGGCTCCCACCCACCGCGCGCGATGGGATGCGCTGATGCTGCCGATGGCAGCGGGTCGTCGGGTCACTGACCGCGACTGCCGTTTCATGGTCACCCGGACGGAAATGGAGGGCCTTCAGGGGTGGTTCCTGCACCGCCTCGGTTGTTTCGCGGTTGACCAGGGAAAGCCGTCGATGACCACGCTTCGGTTTGCCATTGATCTCCTGGCAGCGGGCCAGCAGCTGGTGGTGTTTCCCGAGGGGCGAATCAACCGAACGGATGAACCGATTCGTCTTCAGCAGGGTCTGGCACGTCTGTCACAACTCGCCACCCGTCAGGGGGTGCCGGTGCAGGTGGTCCCGGTGGGCCTGGCTTACAGCGAAGTGCGCCCCCGCTTCCGCGGCACTTCGGCCATTTGCTTCGCAGAGCCGTTGAAGGCTGATGCCAGTGGTCGCGAGGCCACCAAGGCCTTCAACGCGTTGTTGTCGGAACGCATGCAATCAGCTGAACAAGCGGCCCGTGCTGCGGTGGGACGCCCCTTGCTCTCCCCTTAA
- a CDS encoding exodeoxyribonuclease V subunit gamma, with amino-acid sequence MLTLYRSNRSEVLADVLAANLSLHPPGVLEEAQVVVNTWPTSRWLGEQLALANPSGITANLRFPFPTSLLRHTVDGLLEQQSSGGGADPWRAQNLVWPLLELLPELLDHPASAPLQHWLNTRKSAALEVLDPPLWQLARAIADAIDDYSLYRPAMLEAWLKGQATDARGTPLSPTMLWQQQLMQQLHSRLGCLPFGMRARQLIRRLQEGWRPERPPQPPLRLFGLSSLAPVQVELLQALSCLRSIELYLLTPCPELWQRQSSIESQAPLDEEWLLTVPSVEARFGRLGAEFQQLLEGSGETQLGSWRALDPFFFPATTASSQGKEPTLLEQLQEHLVHGTPTDLLPRTEDDQSLQFHACPGRLRQLQVLRDQILQLLANDDSLEPRDILVMTPQVEAFAPLVSAVFGDNDATGVRLPWRLTDRSQQSEAGISQGVLQLLALGGERLTASALETVLANAPLLRAHQLEPDEAEDITQSLQQAGFRWGLDSRDRGGDPTHSLAWAIDRLVLGVVYPETPGLALENTAPMALPGSLEQQGRWLGLLRQLQRSLQWLSHSRSVQAWVEGLRPQLMALFADGGDWAWELQTIHSVLTDWGEVAGNSSLELSAPVVGEVLAERLSEGSGRFGHRSGALTISALEPMRAIPHKVLVLMGLDAGAFPRQRQRPGFHLMEQQRLLGDPSSGDQDRYVLLEALLSARQHLLVSWSCRDERTGEPLEASTPVRQWIDLLPQVPVREHAANALERSNFLPSEAWPPASCDQRLLQVRQHLDAGTIGGTAGLAFSITPHKSPDGPALPLSAWDDLISWVTAPQKQWLEQLGLRPREHENAVLDLEDLSLDERQRSALLRQELGRDQEENAEPDWLALDRGRGQLPPHSAGALEAHQLEQRWTSLSTCLSSLGEERRDAVSMGPWQAELSLRDDQLVLVHTARPRSPQRQQLWLELLLATAAGSKLRSAVLVGRDGHRFRVLERISPPTRDQCTALLDQHQAWREQYQQRCWPLPPETGWAFAVGEAKGKGWSKARDAWEGNAVLAGERLDAVQQLCFGSDLPLGDLLTDDAQALALTLHGPLLERRQEVKG; translated from the coding sequence TTGCTGACCCTCTACCGCAGCAACCGGTCGGAAGTGTTGGCGGATGTGTTGGCCGCCAACCTCAGCCTGCATCCACCCGGTGTGTTGGAAGAGGCCCAGGTGGTGGTGAACACCTGGCCCACAAGCCGATGGCTGGGAGAGCAGCTCGCACTTGCCAATCCTTCTGGCATCACCGCCAATCTGCGCTTTCCCTTCCCGACAAGCCTGCTGCGACACACGGTGGATGGGCTTCTGGAACAGCAAAGCTCAGGAGGCGGAGCCGACCCTTGGCGGGCACAAAACCTGGTCTGGCCGCTCTTGGAGCTGTTACCCGAGCTTTTGGACCATCCAGCCAGTGCCCCGTTGCAGCACTGGTTGAACACCCGTAAGAGCGCAGCGCTTGAAGTGCTCGACCCACCGCTGTGGCAACTGGCCCGCGCCATTGCTGATGCCATCGACGATTACAGCCTGTATCGGCCCGCCATGCTCGAGGCCTGGCTGAAGGGACAAGCCACGGATGCCCGCGGAACGCCCCTCTCCCCAACCATGCTGTGGCAGCAGCAACTGATGCAGCAACTGCACAGCCGGCTCGGCTGCCTTCCCTTCGGCATGCGCGCCCGGCAACTGATTCGGCGGTTGCAGGAGGGATGGCGTCCGGAACGTCCCCCCCAACCACCTCTGCGCTTGTTTGGCCTCAGCAGCCTGGCGCCGGTGCAGGTGGAACTGCTTCAGGCCCTGTCCTGTTTGCGCAGCATCGAGCTGTACCTGCTGACCCCCTGCCCCGAGCTCTGGCAGCGGCAGAGCAGCATTGAATCTCAGGCACCCCTTGATGAGGAGTGGCTTCTGACCGTTCCCAGCGTTGAAGCGCGGTTCGGACGACTCGGCGCTGAATTCCAGCAACTCTTGGAGGGCAGTGGTGAAACCCAGCTCGGCAGCTGGCGAGCTCTGGATCCATTTTTCTTCCCTGCCACCACTGCCAGTTCACAAGGGAAGGAGCCCACGCTGCTGGAGCAACTCCAGGAGCACCTGGTTCATGGCACGCCAACCGATCTCCTGCCACGAACAGAGGACGATCAATCGCTCCAATTTCATGCCTGCCCAGGACGTTTGCGTCAGTTGCAGGTGCTCCGGGACCAGATCCTCCAACTGCTGGCCAACGATGACAGCCTGGAACCCCGCGACATCCTGGTGATGACACCCCAGGTGGAAGCGTTTGCTCCCCTGGTGAGCGCGGTCTTTGGTGACAACGACGCCACTGGCGTACGCCTCCCCTGGCGTCTCACAGACCGCAGTCAGCAGAGTGAAGCCGGGATCAGCCAGGGGGTCCTGCAACTGCTAGCCCTTGGCGGGGAGCGACTCACGGCCTCCGCCCTGGAAACAGTGCTGGCGAATGCCCCGCTCCTGCGCGCCCATCAACTGGAGCCCGACGAGGCAGAAGACATCACCCAGTCGCTCCAACAGGCCGGCTTCCGTTGGGGCCTCGACAGCCGTGATCGAGGTGGCGATCCCACCCACAGTCTGGCTTGGGCCATCGACCGACTGGTGCTCGGGGTGGTGTACCCGGAGACACCTGGTCTAGCCCTCGAGAACACGGCCCCCATGGCTCTGCCTGGGAGCCTGGAACAACAAGGCCGCTGGCTGGGACTGCTGCGCCAACTCCAGCGCAGCCTTCAGTGGCTCAGCCACAGCCGATCGGTTCAGGCCTGGGTGGAAGGCCTACGCCCACAGCTGATGGCGCTGTTTGCTGATGGTGGTGACTGGGCTTGGGAACTGCAGACCATCCATTCCGTACTAACGGACTGGGGTGAGGTGGCAGGGAACAGCAGCCTGGAGCTCTCTGCACCGGTGGTGGGAGAGGTGCTGGCAGAACGCCTCAGTGAAGGCAGTGGTCGTTTTGGGCATCGCTCCGGGGCCCTCACCATCAGTGCCTTGGAACCGATGCGGGCGATTCCCCACAAGGTGCTGGTGCTGATGGGACTGGATGCGGGCGCCTTCCCGCGCCAACGCCAGCGCCCCGGATTCCACTTGATGGAACAGCAACGGCTGCTGGGAGATCCCAGCAGTGGAGACCAGGATCGCTATGTGCTGCTTGAGGCCCTGCTTTCCGCTCGCCAACACCTGCTGGTGAGCTGGAGCTGCCGTGACGAACGCACCGGCGAACCACTGGAAGCCTCCACACCGGTACGCCAGTGGATCGACCTGCTCCCCCAAGTGCCGGTGCGTGAGCATGCCGCCAATGCCCTTGAGCGCAGCAATTTTCTGCCTTCTGAGGCCTGGCCCCCCGCCAGTTGTGATCAACGTCTGCTGCAGGTGAGGCAGCACCTCGATGCAGGCACCATTGGGGGAACTGCTGGCCTGGCGTTCAGCATCACCCCACACAAAAGTCCGGACGGTCCGGCCTTACCGCTCAGCGCCTGGGATGACCTGATCTCCTGGGTTACCGCTCCCCAAAAGCAGTGGTTGGAGCAACTGGGACTGCGGCCACGCGAACACGAGAACGCCGTTCTCGACCTGGAAGACCTCAGCCTCGATGAACGCCAGCGGTCAGCACTGCTGCGCCAGGAACTGGGCCGTGACCAGGAGGAAAATGCGGAGCCCGACTGGCTCGCTCTTGACCGCGGACGAGGACAGCTCCCCCCTCATTCTGCTGGTGCCTTAGAGGCCCACCAGCTGGAGCAGCGCTGGACCAGCCTCAGCACCTGCCTGTCGTCACTCGGGGAGGAGCGACGCGACGCCGTGAGCATGGGTCCATGGCAAGCGGAGCTGTCGTTGCGCGATGACCAACTGGTGCTGGTGCACACTGCTCGGCCCCGTAGTCCACAGCGGCAGCAGCTGTGGCTCGAGCTACTCCTGGCCACGGCCGCAGGCAGCAAGCTCCGCTCCGCTGTGTTGGTCGGTCGGGATGGTCATCGCTTCCGGGTGCTCGAGCGCATTAGCCCCCCCACCCGCGACCAATGCACTGCTCTGCTTGACCAGCACCAAGCCTGGCGCGAGCAGTACCAGCAGCGATGCTGGCCCCTGCCTCCGGAAACAGGCTGGGCCTTCGCCGTAGGGGAGGCGAAGGGCAAGGGGTGGAGCAAAGCCCGCGACGCCTGGGAAGGCAATGCCGTTTTGGCAGGGGAGCGACTCGACGCCGTGCAGCAACTCTGTTTCGGCTCCGATCTACCCCTGGGTGATCTGCTCACAGACGACGCCCAGGCCTTGGCACTCACACTTCATGGACCACTGCTGGAGCGGCGGCAGGAGGTGAAGGGTTGA
- a CDS encoding metallophosphoesterase, with the protein MTRHWVISDVHGCHSALERLLGLLPESDHLVFCGDVVGRGADVVGTAERVWTLVCSGRATWLQGNHEQRLSQDPALQRALWPSRPEVALQWVERLQALPLVFHGIGWVATHAGFDSNGCPDLEIREPFWQSYDGRFGRVVVAHTPGLDVRRHGQIVLIDTGAVYGGRLTAFCPETDAVVQVQGEDHTGAGLRARGMTKELHQAQPTLVNTCPC; encoded by the coding sequence ATGACTCGCCACTGGGTGATCAGTGACGTTCACGGCTGCCACAGCGCCCTCGAACGGTTGCTTGGGTTACTGCCCGAGTCCGATCACCTGGTGTTCTGCGGTGATGTGGTCGGCAGGGGCGCCGACGTTGTTGGTACGGCTGAGCGGGTGTGGACGTTGGTCTGCAGTGGCCGCGCCACCTGGCTTCAGGGCAATCACGAGCAGCGTTTAAGCCAGGATCCAGCGCTCCAGCGCGCACTCTGGCCGTCAAGACCTGAGGTCGCCCTGCAGTGGGTGGAGCGCTTGCAGGCCCTTCCTTTGGTCTTTCATGGCATCGGCTGGGTGGCGACCCATGCCGGTTTCGACAGCAACGGTTGCCCAGATCTGGAGATCCGTGAGCCGTTCTGGCAGAGCTACGACGGCCGCTTCGGACGCGTGGTGGTGGCCCATACCCCTGGTCTGGATGTGCGTCGTCATGGCCAGATCGTGCTGATCGATACCGGAGCCGTCTACGGCGGACGACTCACTGCGTTCTGCCCGGAAACCGATGCGGTGGTGCAGGTGCAAGGAGAGGACCACACTGGCGCTGGTCTACGGGCCAGGGGAATGACCAAAGAGCTGCACCAAGCGCAGCCAACCCTGGTCAACACCTGCCCTTGCTGA